The segment AGGGGCATGCGTGGAATGTATACGATCTCTCCTCGATGGTAGCCGGCTATAGTGGTTGCTTCTAGAACATGATTTGTTATTGTAGTTATAATCAATCTTGTACCATTACATAGTCGTGGTGGCTCCAAATTCCTCAAAAGCATGATAGGTGCACCTTTCTTTAGGAACAACTTATGAGGTGGCAGTCCTGTGAGTTGTAGAGAGTTGAGAAATTCAAATAGATACTCCACAGCGGCATGTTCGTCGATGGTCGTATGAATGGAGACAAACGTTGAAGCATCTCCAAGTAAAATGTGGAGGAGTTCATGGTTTACTTTATCAACGCTTTCATTCCAAGATGCTAAAATAGCTCTCTCTACGAACCATGCTTTGTTTTTGAAGTTGTCTTGCAATGTGGGAAATGCCTTTTCTTTAAGTTCAGCCAATGTAGACACCATGTGTCTACATTGCAATACATGCTGTTGCAGGTTGTTATTCAACAGTAAGGCGCCATTTCCAATTTGTAGAAGGTGATGAAAGAATTCCTCAGCTAAGGAGTCGTTGTAGAGATGAGCTCGCATATTTTTGCTTAATGAAAGGTGGCGAACAAACCTCCACAGAGGTGAAGACTTCTTCAGACACACATAGATCTCATTAGCTCGCGTACCCCGTGGTATGACCAGTCATATTTGACGGAAGTCCCCTGCAAGGACAACAGTTAAGCCCCCCATAATGGCAGTATTGCTTCTAATAGCTCTTGGTGACCTATCTAGTGCTTCTAGTGCACCACAGTatgccatcgtgcattcatcccagaTAATAAGTGTAGTTTGGAGCAGAACTTCCGTCGTCAGTGATCGTTTTGAAATATTGCACATTTGGGCATCCATTGAAGTCAAATTGAAAGGTAATTTCAAAAGTTGCCGCTGTCCCTGATGATGCAACTGCAATCACTATGTTTTCCATCTGCCATATTTTTGCCAGGAGTAGGTTAAGTAGAAACGTTTTCCCCGTTCTTCTTGATACATCAATGAAGAAAAGACGTCCCTCTCCTTTAAGATAGACACTACTATTTCATTGCAAACAAACCTTTGCTCAGCTTGTAATAATGGTTCACTTTCAAGTTGTTTTTTCAGGGCATCCAAGTCGTATGCTCTTTCTCGAATGACTTCTCTTGAAAGGCCGTGATGTTCAGCTGAAGGTGTTGGAATGCCGTAGTCGGATAAGCTTTTGACCCACCCACCCAATGGAATTAAGCATGTCTTGTAAATTCCGAAATGCTTCGTTGTATATAACATCCGAGTAGGAGACACTTGGCCCATGCAACCGTCGAACTTCATGAAGAATGTCATCAGATAGGCTGTCTTTGTGGTCTTCCCAAAGTTGTAGTGGATTCGGTAAATCGCAATGGTAAAACATGATGACGAAGAATATTTTTAGTTGGTAAGCTGTGCATGCGGTTGCTGCGTCAGAAAGAGCTAAACTCCAGTGACCGCCATCTTCGAGATGACTTGACAGTTGGCAGGCTTGTCAAAATGCTTCGCAAGTCAAGGAGTTTACTATTTTAAGGTCTTTGAATGACGTTGGTCCAGGAACTTTGTGGAGGAGCATCCGCAGACAGTAGTATTCGAAGGTTTTGGGGTGGAGCATATAAACTCAACCTAGAgcattactgtttttttttttaatgtgtggaTGCCCTTCGACGGTTACACCAAGCTTTCTCCTCTTCAACCTCTTAACATGGTTATTCCAGGTGTAATACTTCGGTACGTCTGGGCAGAATATGGTCACGGCGAATGGGCCATATCTACACAAGTCAAAGAATACTGCGAGAGTTGTCGCCTGTGGCGTATATATTTGTCCTCTAACTCTTTCGGCATTCAATGGATCACTTTACGCATGCCCAAAATAGTAATTCGGAAAATGACAATAGGCTGATACGGCTAAGAAAcacttataacaacaacaaaaaaataaaagaatcattTGTAGAAAAAATCACTCAAATCGCTTCCATCTGATGTATGCCCTCTTTAGCGTTAAAATGGAAGTCATGAAAATGCAATAATACCTTCCAAATattattttgggcaagtgtctttagcCCAAAGTCAGGTCGACCCAAAACTTGTGATTTGAATTGAACAGACAGGAGCTGTGCGTTAATGTTTTGCAAATCAGTGTCGTAGCCTGGGTATTGGCCACCCTGTACAGTAACCAAATTTCCTGCCTCTTTCCTTGAAcataacatacctatttcttacattaaacacacatataaagtgaCCGCCCTGTGCACTGCGCACATCCCAAGCACTCCAATCACTCCAAGCTACGACATTGTACTAATGCTGCACATGCATAGTCGTGATATGGTACACCGAACACGTCGCCCAGATCGACATCACCCTCTGGAAATTGAGTGCGTCAGGAGAGACCAGTCTATTTTATAAATTCGATCTAGATTTCTACTCTAAGAATAATCCATTAGCCGTGGATTCTTTCCTCGCCTCTACTGACTAGGAAACCTTGTAAATGGCCAAAGTAATAGCAAAACACGTCTCCTAATATAGAAGGGCTTTAGATGATTAGAGAAAATATCCCGTTTCTTCTGGCCAGCAAATAAGATGATAGCTATGAGCTGTTGTCATTCTTGTTGttgtagctattgttgttgttgttgttgttgttgttgtcgtcgtcgtcgtcgccgccgccaccgtcgtcgtcatcgttgttgttgtttcagttcATCTCATATCATCCTATCTTTTCATTATATCTAGAAAGGGAGCGGCGAATTAGCAGAATCGTCAGAGCATCgtacaaaattcttcaaggtatttcttcaggctcttcacattctgagttcagatcccgtCGAGGCcatctttacatttctttctttcgggctcgaaataaaacaaacaaaaaaaaaaaaaacaaatgtgataCCAGTCGGGTACTGAGGTCGATAGTCTCGATTAACCGCCACCACTAGCACCTTCCAATTGCTGAcgttgtgcctaaatcagaattCATTATATATCTAAAACAAATTAAACCGACTTGTCTTTCCTTTTTAAAACACTAGGGCATGTATGATCTGCTGGAGATTTCGATCCCAATTCGACTAGGTCGAAAAACAGGTAGAGGCGATTTCATTGCCCCGGGTCagatcattctctttctcttttacctgtttcagtcatttgactgcggccatgctggagcaccgcctttagtcgagcaaatcgaccccgggacttattctttgtaagcccagtacttattctatcggtttcttttgccgaaccgctaggtgacggggacgtaaacacaccagcatcggttgtcaagcaatgctagggggacaaatacagacacacaaacatacatatatatatatacatatatacgacaggcttctttcagtttccgtctaccaaatccactcacagggcattggtcggcccggggctatagcagaagacacttgcccaaggtgccacacagtgggactgaacccggaaccatgtggttggttagcaagctacttaccatacagccactcctgcgcctaggtaATAATGTTCTACAACTTAGAATGAAATTATGGATATAGCAAATTTTTTAATGTACGAATAGCGGTGTAATGGAGACAGTTTAGAAGTTAATAAGTAGGCGCGAACCTTCGGTGTCTTATGACGAGGCTGTTACATTCATTAGAGAGGTAATGTGACAAAACAAACAGTTATCATGAGAGAAATGTGTATAATATTTCTTGTAAATTCATAACGTTCCCACCCATTGGTATAGATGTGTTCGTGGGTATGGTGGGGGTTGGGATTAATTGATTAAAGATCCAGTCTTTACTCCCTGGAGCATCGCatgaaagtatataaataaagatagagagaaagaaagatacacgTCTTGGGAGTGGAAACTGCTAGACGGAAACTCT is part of the Octopus sinensis linkage group LG8, ASM634580v1, whole genome shotgun sequence genome and harbors:
- the LOC115214887 gene encoding uncharacterized protein LOC115214887, which gives rise to MRAHLYNDSLAEEFFHHLLQIGNGALLLNNNLQQHVLQCRHMVSTLAELKEKAFPTLQDNFKNKAWFVERAILASWNESVDKVNHELLHILLGDASTFVSIHTTIDEHAAVEYLFEFLNSLQLTGLPPHKLFLKKGAPIMLLRNLEPPRLCNGTRLIITTITNHVLEATTIAGYHRGEIVYIPRMPLIHSNVPFQFKRLQFPVRLCFAMTINKAQSRTLKIVCLNLQLPCFSRGQLYIACYRVNSADDLYLYSTKTGLRKT